One stretch of Bombina bombina isolate aBomBom1 chromosome 7, aBomBom1.pri, whole genome shotgun sequence DNA includes these proteins:
- the LOC128636373 gene encoding histone H1A-like, whose amino-acid sequence MAETAPIAPPAESAAPAKKQPKKKAAVSGGAKKSRPAKSGPSVSDLIFKAVSASKERSGVSLAALKKALAAEGYDVEKNNSRLKLALKALVSKERLVQLKGSGASGSFKVNKKQLQSQEKADKKKALPAAKAKSNKAAKPKSKAAKSPKKPKKLRLLKATPPPSTCRLMFSVLTFQQEKTPI is encoded by the exons ATGGCAGAGACCGCACCAATTGCACCTCCCGCTGAAAGCGCcgctcctgccaagaagcagccgaaAAAGAAGGCAGCTGTATCAGGTGGAGCCAAGAAAAGCCGTCCTGCAAAGTCCGGTCCCAGCGTGTCCGATCTGATTTTTAAAGCGGTGTCCGCTTCTAAAGAGCGCAGTGGGGTCTCCCTGGCAGCTCTCAAGAAGGCTCTGGCTGCGGAAGGCTACGATGTGGAGAAGAACAACAGCCGCCTCAAGCTGGCTCTCAAAGCCTTGGTGAGTAAGGAGCGTCTCGTCCAGCTGAAAGGCAGCGGGGCCTCCGGCTCGTTCAAGGTGAACAAGAAGCAGCTGCAGAGCCAGGAGAAAGCGGACAAGAAAAAGGCGCTGCCTGCAGCAAAGGCCAAATCCAATAAAGCAGCAAAGCCAAAGAGCAAAGCGGCCAAGTCCCCCAAGAAGCCCAAAAAg CTGAGGTTacttaaggctactcctcccccttccacctgccgattaatgtttagtgtTCTGACTTTTCAGCAAGAGAAGACACCTATCTAA
- the LOC128666462 gene encoding histone H3, whose product MARTKQTARKSTGGKAPRKQLATKAARKSAPATGGVKKPHRYRPGTVALREIRRYQKSTELLIRKLPFQRLVREIAQDFKTDLRFQSSAVMALQEASEAYLVGLFEDTNLCAIHAKRVTIMPKDIQLARRIRGERA is encoded by the coding sequence ATGGCCCGTACCAAGCAGACCGCCCGCAAATCTACTGGAGGGAAGGCTCCCCGCAAGCAGTTGGCCACCAAGGCTGCCAGGAAGAGCGCCCCAGCCACCGGCGGAGTCAAGAAGCCTCATCGCTATCGGCCCGGGACAGTGGCTCTCAGGGAGATCCGACGCTATCAGAAATCCACCGAGCTCCTCATCCGCAAGCTGCCCTTCCAGCGCCTGGTCCGTGAGATCGCCCAGGACTTCAAGACCGATCTGCGCTTCCAGAGCTCTGCGGTCATGGCGCTGCAGGAGGCCAGCGAGGCTTATCTAGTGGGGCTCTTCGAAGACACCAACTTGTGTGCTATCCACGCCAAGAGAGTCACCATCATGCCCAAGGACATCCAGCTGGCCCGCAGGATCCGCGGGGAGAGAGCTTAG
- the LOC128666461 gene encoding histone H1B-like: MAETAPIAPPAESAAPAKKQPKKKAAVSGGAKKSRPAKFGPSVSDLIFKAVSASKERSGVSLAALKKALAAEGYDVEKNNSRLKLALKALVSKERLVQLKGSGASGSFKVNKKQLQSQEKADKKKALPAAKAKSNKAAKPKSKAAKSPKKPKKAPSAAKKSPKKAKKPAGAKVAPAKSPKKPKAAKPKKVAKSPAKKAAKSPAKKAAKPKAKKAAAKN; this comes from the coding sequence ATGGCAGAGACCGCACCAATTGCACCTCCCGCTGAAAGCGCcgctcctgccaagaagcagccgaaAAAGAAGGCAGCTGTATCAGGTGGAGCCAAGAAAAGCCGTCCTGCAAAGTTCGGTCCCAGCGTGTCCGATCTGATTTTTAAAGCGGTGTCCGCTTCTAAAGAGCGCAGCGGGGTCTCCCTGGCAGCTCTCAAGAAGGCTCTGGCTGCGGAAGGCTACGATGTGGAGAAGAACAACAGCCGCCTCAAGCTGGCTCTCAAAGCCTTGGTGAGTAAGGAGCGGCTCGTCCAGCTGAAAGGCAGCGGGGCCTCCGGCTCGTTCAAGGTGAACAAGAAGCAGCTGCAGAGCCAGGAGAAAGCGGACAAGAAAAAGGCGTTGCCTGCAGCAAAGGCCAAATCCAATAAAGCAGCAAAGCCAAAGAGCAAAGCGGCCAAGTCCCCCAAGAAGCCCAAAAAGGCTCCATCTGCTGCAAAGAAAAGTCCCAAAAAGGCCAAGAAACCCGCAGGCGCCAAGGTTGCCCCTGCAAAAAGCCCGAAGAAGCCTAAAGCCGCCAAGCCCAAGAAGGTAGCAAAGAGCCCGGCTAAGAAAGCTGCCAAGAGCCCAGCTAAAAAGGCCGCTAAACCCAAAGCCAAGAAGGCGGCTGCTAAAAATTGA